The DNA segment CCGCGAGACACCGCGTGTTCACGACCCGTCCGGGCGGCTACGGTGCCGGCACCAACAAGGCCGTCGACGAGGGTAACTGGAGCGATAGAGGGGATCTCGCTGAGGTGTACGTCCAGTGGGGCGGCTACGCGATGGGCTCGCGTGGAAAGGTCAGCGAGGCCCACGACGCCTTCGAGCGACGGCTCTCAGGGGTGGAGGCCACGGTGAAGATCGAGGACACGATGGAGCAGGACGAGTTCGACTCCTCTGACTGGTACGCGTTCCATGGCGGGTTCATCTCCGCGGTCACGAAGGTCGCCGGAGAGGAGCCCGCCTCCTACGTCGGCGACTCATCGGATCCCGACAACGTCGACGTCTACACCAACGAGGAGAAGGTCCGCAAGGCGATGCGCGCACGCGTACTCAACCCACGGTGGCTGGAGTCGATGGAGGAACACGGCTACAAGGGCGCCGGCGACCTCTCCTCGACCGTCGACGTGACGCTCGGGTGGGACGCCACGACCGGCGTGGTGAGCGATACACTCTGGGAGGAGGTCGCGGAGAAGTTCGCGTTCGACGAGGATCGCCAGGCGTGGATGCGCGAGGTCAACCCCTGGGCGCTCGAGTCGATCACCGACACGCTGCTCGAGGCGATCGACCGCGATCTCTGGGACGCGGACGAGACGACGCGTGAGCGCCTCCAGGACCTCAACCTGAGCGTCGACGGCGACCTTGAGGAACGGACCTCGCGCGATGCCGACGAGATCGACCTGCGGCCCGCCGGGGGCGAAGACGAGAGCGAGGTGACCGGCGATGACGACTGACGCGACCGGCGCTACGGACGACGACGAGTTCGAGGAGTACGCCGACCTCGGCGCGACGACCGAGAACGCCATGGAGATCGCCGAGACGAGCATGGAGATCGTCCGGCAGTTCGTCCCCGACGGGACGCTCGCCGATCGCGTCCGTCAGAAGGCGGTCCACTCGACGGGCGACATCGAGTTCCAACACCTGCTGCGGTTTACGGATCCCGGGGGGGACGAGGCCGAGCCGGTTCGCTCCGGCGCGCGCGCCGTCCTCGACGAACGGCCGATCGTCACCGACATCACGATGGCGAAGGCGGGAATCACGAACCGGGGACACGACTGCGAGACGCGAAAGGCGATCAGCAACGGCGCCGAACTCGCCGCGGAGACGGGGATGACACGAACCGCGGCCTCGGTGCTCGAACTCGACAGGCAGGGGGTCTACGACGGCTCGATCGCGGTCGTCGGGAACGCGCCGACCGCGGCGCTCGCGCTCGCCGACTGTATCGAACAGGGCACCCGACCCGCGGTCGTCGTCGCCACCCCGGTCGGCTTCGTGAAGGCGGTCGAGAGCCGCGAGCGCGTCCGCGAGGTGAGTGCGGAACACGGCGTGCCCGCGATCACGAACGTGGGTCGGCGGGGCGGCAGCGGGCTGGCGGCGGCGCTGACGAACGAGCTGATCCACGTCGCGACGGACGCGAGAAACGGCGAGGTCGAACTGTGAGCGAGACCGGCGGTGATCACGACGCTGAGACCGACACGGACGCCGACGCTGACGGTCCGGACTC comes from the Halalkalicoccus sp. CG83 genome and includes:
- a CDS encoding precorrin-8X methylmutase; protein product: MTTDATGATDDDEFEEYADLGATTENAMEIAETSMEIVRQFVPDGTLADRVRQKAVHSTGDIEFQHLLRFTDPGGDEAEPVRSGARAVLDERPIVTDITMAKAGITNRGHDCETRKAISNGAELAAETGMTRTAASVLELDRQGVYDGSIAVVGNAPTAALALADCIEQGTRPAVVVATPVGFVKAVESRERVREVSAEHGVPAITNVGRRGGSGLAAALTNELIHVATDARNGEVEL